The Streptomyces sp. NBC_00236 DNA window GTCCGGCGCAGCAACGAGCAGCTGGCCTCCGCCCGCGTCATCGCGGAGACGGCCATGCGGGCGGTGCTGCCGACACCGTCCGACCGGATCGGCGGGCTGCAGGTGGCCGCGCGGTACGAGGCGGCGCAGGCGGACGAGTTCGTCGGCGGCGACCTGTTCTCGGTGGCGGACAGCCCGCAGGGGGTGCGGCTGGTGGTCGGGGACGTGCGCGGCAAGGGGCTGGACGCCGTGGAGGCGGTGGCGGTGGTCATCGGGGCCTTCCGGGAGGCGGCCGAACAGGAGGAGACCCTGGAGGGCGTGGCGCTGCGGCTGGAGCGCGCGCTGGCGCGGGAGTCGGACCGGCGTGGTGGCCTGGACGCGTTCGAGGGGTTCATCACCGCCGTGCTCGCCGAGGTCCCGCGGGGGGCGGGCCGGGTGCGGATCGTCAACCGCGGTCACCCCGAGCCGCTGCTCCTGCACACGGACGGAGGGCTGGATGTGCTCGGTCCGTCGGTGCCCGCGCTGCCGCTGGGGATGGACCTGGGGGTGTGGCCGGACCGGGCCGACGAGTGGGACCTGCCGGCCGGGGCGACGCTTCTCCTCTATACGGACGGCCTCTCCGAGGCCCGTAACGCCGAAGGGGTCTTCTACGACCCTGCCGAGCGGCTGCGGGGACGGATCTTCCCGGGACCCGAGGAACTCCTCTCCGCGCTGACCGATGACGTACGGCTGCATACGGGGGGCGA harbors:
- a CDS encoding PP2C family protein-serine/threonine phosphatase; this translates as MGRRGVAPRPCSGKPGGGARYRPRPWMHRAGEQQVGKREKRRGRRAGDVRTRRFVRLLPTMMIVGGVLFDAFSPPEFTAVPLYAAAPLIAAPFFSLASTVRTGVAALLAVVVLRLSSGTLLQVVPSIELLTVLTVSVLAVVINGVVRRSNEQLASARVIAETAMRAVLPTPSDRIGGLQVAARYEAAQADEFVGGDLFSVADSPQGVRLVVGDVRGKGLDAVEAVAVVIGAFREAAEQEETLEGVALRLERALARESDRRGGLDAFEGFITAVLAEVPRGAGRVRIVNRGHPEPLLLHTDGGLDVLGPSVPALPLGMDLGVWPDRADEWDLPAGATLLLYTDGLSEARNAEGVFYDPAERLRGRIFPGPEELLSALTDDVRLHTGGESTDDMALLAVVRPAEGQPDRRRTVKIVGLGDGGG